TAACAGATCTTAGTCACAAAATAGGCAAAAAAGATGTTGTTCAGTTTGATGGAGTAAGAATAAAAGGGGAAAAACAGCGTTATTTCGTAATGAATAAACCCAAAGGATTTATCACCACAACTTCTGAAAATGAAGAGCGAAAAACAGTGATGGATTTGATTAAAAAAGCCTGTAACGAAAGAATTTATCCCGTTGGACGATTGGACAAAAACACCACAGGAACTCTATTGTTTACCAATGATGGTGATGTCTCTAGAAAAATGACGCATCCTATTCATGGAGCCACTCAAATTTACTATATTGTACTTGCAAAGCCTTTAACAAAAGCTGATTTTGATAAAATACAAGAAGGAATCGATTTAGAAGATGGATTCTTTAAGCCACTCGAAATGGCATATATAGAAGGTAAGAAAAGAGAAATTGGAATGCAATTTAAGAGTGGAAGAAATCAAGTTATCAGAAGAGTTTTTGAAGAACTTGGATACACTATTGATCGACTAGATCGTGCTTTTTATGCAGGACTTACCAAAAAGAATCTTAAAAGAGGGCAATATAGAGAACTAACACACCAAGAAGTTCAATTTTTGAAGATGAAATAGCCGTAGGCAGTTGTTTTTTTTTATCTTTAGAATCCAATTTGAAATCTACCTATGAAAAAGCTATTGATTATAACCCTAGGATTATTTTTCTTTTCATCTCAAGCACAGAACGACAAAGAGTTTGGAGTTTATTTAGGAAGTGTAATTTCCCATCCAAATGAAAAAAGTCTTCTTGGGGAGGAGCTCGGGATTTACTACAAAAAGAACGTTTTTAGTAAATTTTCTTTTGTTTCTGGGCTCAATTATCGCTCACAGCTACAGAGAGAGAGTTTTCATCTTCCTCTAGAAAATTATATCAATAATTATTTGAGTATTCCCGTAGGTTTAGAATACTGTTTTAAAGACCAAGCCTTTATTGGCTTGGGAGCTGATTTTGATTTATTAATGTCTGCAAAAAGAAAACGTTTAGATCAATTTGATCAAGCAATTGATGTAAAGAAGTATTATAATTTTGGAGATATTGGCGTGTATTTCAATATCGGATATCAGGTAAAAAGATCTGTCAATATCAATATCAAATACCATATCGGTTTTGTAGATAAATTGGTCAAGCCAGAAAACTTTGGATACACTCAAAACAATACTTTCTTGAGTCTTTCTATTGGTTATAATCTGGTTAAAGAATAAATCAGGTGCAAGCAATCTATCAGTTTCGTCGTTGGTGGAAGAGATTGTTTTTTATCTCTGCCTTTGGTATCGTTGCCAT
This portion of the Flavobacteriales bacterium genome encodes:
- a CDS encoding rRNA pseudouridine synthase, whose protein sequence is MRKNFKKNSSKKGFSSRRNRESFGNERFDKGNKFSSKKEFSPDDKRNNSDDNNSDDKKGGSKRFVDKKRIAGRKFSKPKKGTFAKNKDLMRINKYLAHSGLGSRREVEKYITSGLVKVNGKVVTDLSHKIGKKDVVQFDGVRIKGEKQRYFVMNKPKGFITTTSENEERKTVMDLIKKACNERIYPVGRLDKNTTGTLLFTNDGDVSRKMTHPIHGATQIYYIVLAKPLTKADFDKIQEGIDLEDGFFKPLEMAYIEGKKREIGMQFKSGRNQVIRRVFEELGYTIDRLDRAFYAGLTKKNLKRGQYRELTHQEVQFLKMK